A window from Erythrolamprus reginae isolate rEryReg1 chromosome 9, rEryReg1.hap1, whole genome shotgun sequence encodes these proteins:
- the CDH15 gene encoding LOW QUALITY PROTEIN: cadherin-15 (The sequence of the model RefSeq protein was modified relative to this genomic sequence to represent the inferred CDS: deleted 3 bases in 3 codons), whose protein sequence is MCCLSQPAAEAILAPVPGTAASAPLERSKASRAPATADQAPPTMLPFFWLSTCLLATLTAQKEPCGARAMASHSIRPAPRRVKRAWVIPPISLPENYRRLPYLLVQIKSDKQQPGVVVYSIKGPGVDEDPKDIFSIDNRSGKVYLNTVLDREKHDRFRLKAFALDLGGVPLEEPTDLEILVLDQNDNRPVFRQDVFMGQVVEGAKPGTFVLKAEATDADDPETDNAVLRYSILGPEGAELFAIHELSGEIHVAADGLDREVTGSYNLTLQVADMAGEGLTTTATASIYVEDVNDNPPEFTSDEFHLEAPENQLGVEVGRVTVEDKDQPGSPNWLAKFTILEGDPRGAFSIHPDPMTNEGVISMVKALDYEEQSRYELLVSVQNQSPLHPSAPKAAHALATVQLQVTDGNEPPSFLDNPCRGRVNEGAAAGTEITLLRARDPDTQQAQQLRYLLPVSELASWLRVDPQSGHVEVQQKVPARSTFLGGWYITQILAVDDGTPPLTATGTLSVEVLEVNDHAPSLFPTTGLLCREGGTLVLSATDQDLAPHAAPFHFLLGLGGAHNWTLSHPNDTHVLLQPPVDVAEGLHVLPLLVRDSGVPPRVREQLLNVSVCACSQWGPCGAQAAATLGARAGLSWGALLAILCSALVLLLLVLLVAGLEHSRRQALRKGLLGAWQDDLRDNIVNYDEQGGGEEDQDTYDLSQLRDPDLFRPPTPRGKPFRRREASHSYAWPQHLQPCPSHIEDFINEGLEAADSDPSVPPYDTALIYDYEGACSASGSLSSILSSLGDEDQDYDYIREWGPRFQRLAELYGQ, encoded by the exons ATGTGCTGTCTGTCACAGCCGGCT GCCGAGGCTATTTTAGCCCCCGTCCCAGGCACAGCTGCCTCGGCCCCCTTGGAGAGGAGCAAAGCGAGCAGGGCTCCCGCAACGGCCGACCAGGCG CCCCCCACGATGCTCCCCTTCTTCTGGCTCAGCACCTGCCTCCTGGCCACCCTCACCGCCCAG aAGGAGCCCTGTGGGGCCAGAGCGATGGCCTCTCACAGCATCCGTCCGGCCCCCCGGAGGGTCAAGCGGGCCTGGGTCATCCCCCCCATCAGCCTACCTGAGAACTACAGGCGACTGCCCTACCTTCTGGTCCAG ATTAAGTCAGACAAGCAGCAGCCGGGGGTCGTGGTCTACAGCATTAAGGGTCCCGGGGTGGATGAAGACCCCAAGGACATCTTCTCCATCGATAATCGGAGTGGCAAAGTCTACCTCAACACTGTGCTGGATCGGGAAAAACACGACCGCTTTCGG CTCAAGGCTTTTGCCCTCGACCTGGGCGGGGTCCCTCTGGAAGAGCCCACCGACTTGGAGATCCTCGTCCTGGACCAGAATGACAACCGGCCAGTGTTCCGGCAGGACGTCTTCATGGGGCAGGTGGTGGAGGGGGCCAAGCCAG GGACGTTTGTGTTGAAGGCCGAAGCCACAGATGCTGACGACCCCGAGACGGACAACGCGGTGCTCCGCTACTCCATCCTGGGCCCAGAAGGGGCGGAGCTGTTTGCCATCCATGAGCTCTCGGGGGAGATCCACGTGGCTGCAGATGGGCTGGACCGCGAG GTGACGGGCAGCTACAACCTGACACTCCAAGTGGCTGACATGGCTGGAGAAGGTCTGACCACCACCGCGACAGCATCCATTTATGTGGAAGATGTCAACGACAACCCCCCTGAATTCACGTCGGATGAG TTCCACCTGGAGGCCCCCGAGAACCAGCTGGGCGTGGAGGTTGGACGGGTGACGGTGGAGGACAAGGACCAGCCAGGCTCCCCCAACTGGCTGGCCAAGTTCACCATCCTGGAGGGGGACCCTCGAGGGGCTTTCTCCATCCACCCTGACCCCATGACCAACGAGGGGGTCATCTCTATGGTCAAG GCCCTGGACTACGAGGAGCAGAGCCGTTATGAGCTGCTGGTCTCTGTGCAGAACCAAAGccccctccacccctccgcccCCAAAGCTGCCCACGCCTTGGCCACGGTGCAGCTCCAGGTGACGGATGGCAACGAGCCCCCCTCCTTCCTGGACAACCCCTGCAGGGGGAGGGTGAATGAAGGGGCGGCCGCTGGCACCGAAATCACCCTCTTGCGTGCCAGGGACCCCGACACCCAGCAAGCTCAGCAGCTCAG gTACCTGCTGCCGGTCTCCGAGTTGGCCAGTTGGCTGCGGGTGGACCCCCAATCTGGCCACGTGGAAGTCCAGCAGAAAGTACCCGCGCGGTCCACCTTCCTGGGCGGCTGGTACATCACGCAGATCCTGGCTGTTGATGATG ggacCCCTCCCCTCACAGCCACCGGGACCCTCTCTGTGGAGGTGCTGGAAGTCAACGACCATGCGCCCTCCCTCTTCCCCACCACGGGGTTGCTGTGCCGAGAAGGGGGCACCTTAGTCCTGAGCGCCACTGACCAGGACTTGGCACCCCATGCAGCGcccttccatttccttctggGCCTTGGCGGTGCCCACAACTGGACTCTCAGCCACCCCAACG ACACCCACGTGCTGCTGCAGCCTCCCGTGGACGTGGCCGAGGGCCTCCACGTCCTGCCACTGCTCGTCCGAGACTCCGGGGTCCCGCCACGTGTGCGAGAGCAGCTGCTGAATGTCTCCGTCTGTGCCTGCAGCCAGTGGGGCCCCTGTGGGGCTCAGGCAGCTGCCACGCTGGGGGCCAGGGCAGGCCTCAGCTGGGGCGCCTTGCTGGCCATCCTCTGCAGCGCCCTCGTACTTCTGT TGCTGGTGCTGCTGGTGGCCGGACTGGAGCACTCCCGGCGACAGGCTCTGCGCAAGGGGCTGCTGGGCGCCTGGCAGGACGACCTGCGCGACAACATCGTCAACTATGATGAGCAGGGGGGAGGCGAGGAGGACCAG GACACCTACGACCTCTCCCAGCTCCGTGACCCCGACCTCTTTCGGCCCCCGACCCCCCGCGGGAAGCCCTTTCGGAGGAGGGAGGCCTCCCACAGCTACGCCTGGCCCCAGCACCTGCAGCCCTGCCCCTCCCACATCGAGGACTTCATCAATGAG GGCCTGGAGGCAGCCGACAGTGACCCCAGCGTC CCCCCCTACGACACGGCCCTCATCTATGACTATGAGGGGGCCTGTTCGGCCAGCGGGTCCCTCAGCTCCATCCTGTCCAGCCTGGGAGACGAAGACCAGGACTACGACTACATCCGCGAATGGGGCCCACGGTTCCAGCGCCTGGCCGAGCTGtatggtcagtaa